In Leucoraja erinacea ecotype New England chromosome 9, Leri_hhj_1, whole genome shotgun sequence, the genomic window ctcgacgtgcacaaacggaagatcaaatagaacaagttgtcctacaactttaggctgtgcacgccacacaaaagaagaaggatAGGATGCCTTGCATGGCTTTGCAAGATCAAAAGCGTCAGACATGGAAAATTGCAGCCCACCTGTTTTTCTGACATGCGGAGGtactatgaaaatgcagggaagTACTATAAAAACACTATGAAAATCAGTTTAAATTAGTGATGCCAAAGAGTAGTGCCACAGATGATGGTATGAATGAAGATTGCGGTGAATTGAATAGTTAAATGGCCAGAGAATGGCATGGGTATGATACAACAGCCATGACAGAAAGGGTGGGAGCAGCCTCTGAATCACAACTGATCACAAGGTTTTTAGACCTGATAGACGAGGGGTGTAGCAATACTGGTTCAGGAAACAATGATAGTTATGGGGAAGGCTGATGTTCTGCAAAGATCAACAAATAAGGCCACGTGGGTTGAAATGAGGAACAACAAATGGGCAGGCTCATTGATGTGAGTGTTGTATAAGGCCTGAAATATCGGAGCGAGGCAGAAGTGTAATTGTGCAGCCAAGTATCTGAGAGGTACATAAATAGGAAGCAGCAATGGCAGGGAATTTCAACTGCCCCCATATTAACTGGGACAGTAAATAAGTAAAGGCCACAGAAGGAGCAGAATTGAAATAAATTCACGAGAACCTTTTTAATTTGTATGAATCACACCACTCAATAGAAGGGTTGGTAATGGACTTAGTCTCAGGACATTGTGGTGTATGTCTACCAAATGCTAAACACATCTATTACCATAAAGCTGGTGGGTTGGCACAGATTGAGAAAACATGTCACTTTGTTACCTATTGAAGGATTCATTTTGCTACAGAGCCAGCACGATTAGACGGCCTCAATAGCAGCTGTGTTTCCTTGTTGGTCATTTGTAAATGCTTTTAAAAaacaatatgctggaggaactcagcggatcaggcagcatctatggagtgaatagatgacattttgggttgggacccttcttcatctgataaagcgtcccaacccaaagcgtggtctgtccgttccctctacagatgctgtctgactcgttgagttactccaacactttgttttttgttgaAGATACCTGCATCTACACTTTGTTGTGTCTCTAAGTAAATGCAATCCTGACCATTGTGGAAGAATTTACATAACATCTGAGTGGCAACGTGAAGAAATATCCTTCTTGAATCAAAATTGTTTGGGTGGAATCGGTGAGCCTCTGAGTCATGAAGGAAAAGAATGACTCCCTCAGCAATAAAGCAAGAAATAGTGTGTGAGAGGGGTTGTAATGGCAGCATCAGTGGCTTCTTCATCATGACCTGGGGAGGGTGTTGGTGGAGAACCAACTAACCACAGGAATTTGAGAGGCAGGAAAGATGCATGTCACAAGACTGCAAAATGCAAGAGGCCCTGCCCTGCAAAGGCACACACCCTCCATTCAACCACACAAACCAGACTGCTGCTAAAATTGCAACAGTATAGGACAATCAGCATAGGCTTGCAGAGCAAACAAGGAAAGGTGTACTGTATAGCTCACATCTTCCACAGAGACAGGGACATTCACAAACTGCACAAACGAGAGATTACCCACGGGATGTACTATTACAATGCAGTCTTCTCTTAAATAATGGTTTAAGAGAAGACTGCATTGTAATATTACGGTCAAGATAAGCCAGAGCTAGTAtgtaatcataagatcataggtgataagagtagaattaggctatttggtccaTGTGGATTGAGAGCTTGCCATTCAATTATGATTgattcatctctctctctctcctaaccccattctcctgccttcttcaccgtaacctctcacacctgtactaatcaagaatctatctatccctgtcttaaaaaatatccactgacttggcctccacaccctgtggcaaagaattccacaaattcaccaccctcaaactaattaatttcctcctcatctccttcctaaaataatgtcctttaattctgaggctatgaccttttgtcctcgactcttccactagtggaaacatcctctccacatccactctatccaagcttatcATAATGAATGCTGCTACTGCAGCAGACTGCTCAGTGATGGCTGGACACCCACAGACTCGATGTCGGCCATCGCATGAACAAAGAGCAATGTCCTGCTGGGCACACAGTTTGGATAAGTGTCACAGACATCGGAAGGAATGAAAAGTGCTGTGACTCCGAATGACAGGGAAACCAAGCTGCTGATAATTGTGGCAGACCACACTCGGAAACCGACAGGGACTGAATTAGAACAATTGCGGCAAACAGGTTCCATTATGTATACTTGGTGAACAAAAGACAAGGAATAGACTCTGACACAGAAGGACACTGGGCAGCCCATTAGATTCATGCTTGCAGACCAATCTCATCAGTACCATCCCCTCTCATCATATTCCTATGTAGCCCCGCTACTTATTTACTCTCATGCTTGACCATCAACTTGTCTTGGATTCTTTCCCAattaattagattagatttgtttatgttTATATACTGTACACCAGAGTGCaataaaattccttgttcacGTGAAGCTCACAGAACGAATAGTATACATACATAACAAAGCCTGTAGCAATGCTCTACTCAAAGGGTAATGTACAGTGGCAATTAAACTATCAACACAGGATGTCGATTGAAACTGCAGTGCCCAGTGAAACCCCAAGTAGTCATAGGaaggacatgcaaactctgcacagatagcatTCAGTATGCGGATGGAaagtctcttgaacttctacaggtgtagagAGTATATttgctggttgcatcatggcctggttcagtaactcgaaTACCCAtgaacgaaggagattacaaaaagtggagaacactgcccagtccatcatgggtactgacctatcctccatcaaagggatctataagagGCACTGTCTCAGACAGGCAAccatcatcatcaaggacccacattacCCCGGAaacgctctcatttcattcctatcATTGAAAAGCAGGTACAGGTATAAGAGTCAGAAAACTCTAACgcccaagttcaagaacagcttcttcccaacaatttaTCAGGTTATTGAACACCACAAACTCAAACAGAACTCTGAGCTACGAACCACCTGAGTTGCATGAGGGACTTtgagatttgttttgtttttgcaccatATTGGGTTCTtgatttattcattttttaaatatttgtttgtttattatcattatttgtttattatattgggcACTGTGTTTATAGACCTgttgggctgctgctgctgaaagtaagtttgaagaagggtctcgacccgaaatgtcgcgtattccttcgctccgtagatgctgcctcacccgctgagtttctccagcatttttgtctaccataaacatttaactgttctgttttgggacatatgacaataacgcactcttgacccttgacccaggtcgggatcaaacctgggtcgtgGGAGCAGTGGGACTATCTGCGCACCATCGTGCCAACCCGGCAGGTCTCCTTTGCTTCCAGAATCATGTATTCAGTCATTGATGCAGTGCAGTGAAATGGAGGCAAGAAACAGGCACTGAGGAGAACCGATGGCACCagctgcaatggaaagtgcctggAAGAATCAGGAGCAGAAAGAGGACCTGATCACAGGAGAGGACATAGCGGCAGGACACAGTGCTTGCAAAGGGCAGATTGAAGGGCATCAGATATGTGACAATCCTGCCTCTTCTCCCACAGCTAGAAACCTGATCTTTGCCAAGATGTTTGAGGAACTAAAGAATGGGTTGGACGACTGAAAAGAACCTTCCATTGATGAGCGAATTAGGTTTCTCGGGAAATTGGGTAACATATACTTTGAAACTGAAGAACAACTGATGGGAACATACTACAGGGAGTCAAACGTGTCGAAGCAAACTATGTGGCATCACTACAGAGGTTGGAAGATGAAGCAACTGCAAAGGAACCTTGACCATAAGACAATGGAGGATTTTCTCAAATAAATTTTCAAAGATGCTTTTAGCATTGGAAGATCAATAGATGAATTTCTCTAGCTTGAACGCATGTTGGACTTTGCTGGACATTGTAGGAGGCCAAAGATAGAGTCAGAGTGCGAATGGTATGGGAATTAAAGTGGTGTCAACCTCCCTAACATTGATGAATCAGTTCTCCTCCATGTTGAACACCACTGGCTCAAAGTAACAAGGACACTGGGTGGAGAACTTCAATATCCATCACAGACCAAACTAGAACGTCCTAAAGagcagagctgccagaggaggacctACAGATGGATAAACCGGTATTAGAGGCTGGAAAGACACCCCCATCTTCAATGACGATGGAGTTCAGCACGTTTGCCGAAGATGCAGCTAAATGTTTTAGCCAGAACATATAAGCATTTACACCTCTTCCTGAGATCACTGTCTCTAGCCAGTTTAATTTGCAACGCAAAACTGAGAACTCTGGAAACAATCAAAATCCCAATGGTAACACTGAAGACTGCCGCTCCCAAACTAATCATGCTCCAGCCAAGCTGTTTCAGTATAATTTATTTTCAGTTAATTAATTTTCGGATACTGAGACACCCTGCCATTTATTGCATGGCCCTACCTGCTCATGAGGAGATTGTGGTGAGTTGTTCCCTTGAAatgctgcagtccttctggtgaaggtgttCCCACAGTGCGTTTGGGGAGGGATTCCGATATTTATAGcttgcagagatagacacaaagtgctggagtaacacagcgggtcagtctgcacatctggagaaaaaggagaggtGATATTTCAGGACGGGTCCCTTCTTCCCATTTGCAGTTCTTCTTTTTTACGTTAAAGCTAGCAGGTTAGATTTGTCCTGCTTATTGTTATTGGGACATACCTGGGCAAAGTTCCATACATTGGATAGAGGCCAGTGCTGTAACTGCACTCGAATCGCTGGGCTGGAGGTACAgctatttctggagaacatgtctTTCATTCTAGCTGGACTATTGTCTGGTCCCATTGCCTTTACCCTGTCCAGTGCTTTTCAATACGACATGAAAGTAAGCAACTGGAGCAGACATAGACCAATTGAACTTGGAAGCTGCTCCAAGTAAGATaactgtaatgtatataatgtaattcgcatatgttatgtcttgtgcaaaGGGACGCATGCGCTggaggagactcatggtggcgtcctgcaataaagaagcttggtagtttactcctgtatctgagagtccttttgagtcagttccaagtacccaaaatataCTACAATTGACGACGAGGATGGAGATGGATTGAACTCACccacaggactgttttgcaacacgtaggattgtttaacagtttaaactgtagatacggagttgtgtcacagttgtttgcgagctggacaagagaggcctgcagatccctctatgccggggactgcatttaaaacatcagctgtacaagtcggcgagttttgtcaggctatctctatgttgtgtctacgtggcaagatgtcgtcctttGGATTGTTGCTCATTTTAAACTGAGTTTTCCTTTTGTCAAATTCCTCAAACTGAATAGTCTTtgtataagttttaggtgaattgttacaccaaaacacacaacaacagcacgaagaggataaaagaacagaaaaggaaagaagaaggaTTGTCAGAAAAAAAAAGGTGtgtgtttggaaacaaagtggaacggcaccaagccaaaagatttggcgccaaatggttttggattggcgccaaagaaaagcaaggtcggaacaggaagcaaggaaaacaagtggggCAGTAAGTAAGTGTCACCGAAGAAAGCAGCGgaaagctggaagcctaaccagcaggacagcgacCGTGCCAACTTACCTGGGACATTTTCCAAGGGCTGTGCAGCCAAGGCAAAGGGGCAGAAGAGGCCCAGCAGCTGCCACCGACTTCGGacgttttccagggctgtgtagcccacagccaggcccaggagccgccAACAACGTcgagtgagggcctagtaccgggtAGGAAACGGACAGGTCCAGTGAAGCCACCGACGAAACGGAGTCAGCCCAGCTGGGAGAAGAGTCAGCCCGGTCGAGGGAGAAAGCCGGGCCGCGTGAGAAGCGGACCAGCAGCGAGAAAAAAAAGCACGCCACGCGTGAGAAGCGGACCGGCAGAGTAAAAGAAAACTGGCCGCGAGAGAAGCGGACCGGTCGTGAaagaaagcccggtcgggagtagagtcagcccgaccgtgagcagAAAAGAGGGCCCGGCCGCGCAAGAGAAGCGGACCGGCCGCGGGGGAAAGCCTGGACTATAGAGGAAGTCCGGCCCCAAGCAAAGAGTGGGTCCGCACGAGAGAAGCAGGACAGCGctcaagcacttcagcccggTCGTGAGCAGAAAGTGGAGAAAGCCCGGTCGCGAGAGAAAGCCGGCTGAGGGAGAAGCGGGTCCCAGCGAGAAAAGCGGGAACTAGCAGCAGTAACTCGCAGTAGTCGACTTGGCAGCGAGCCAGCGGCAGCAAAAGTAACGGTGAAGCCCGGAGAAGCCAGTAAATACAGCAAAAGTGGAGGTCtggcgaggccagcagcaaaaaTACCAGTGGGGACAGCTCGAGAGGTcgagaaggcactggaggccataggccgacaagctggaccggtgaaattcttcaaagtaaaagcaggactgttcaatgtaatgcgttgttcactattccttcacagtaaaagcgggactgtttggatgtaatgccttggtcactgttattaatagtaaatctgtgtgcatagcaggaatatggttaaaatgttctaaatgtctattaacatgaaatgctggttaatagtataaatctattattataagaattagtaatagtcagtgggctggatcacttcttagtgtgtagaaggattaagtctagtgcagaatacacagtgagagaaaagaagatagtgcacctgaatagcaacaggtagcatggcttttcaaattgtaggaaacGTGCCCCAATTAGATTAtgggtgtaattttgagaaatggaccaaagtcttggaggcttgtttcatttccaatgatattgctgcagaggagaagaagagagcatggttcatattaggcttaggaagagagggttatcaaACCTTACGTATGTTACTGCTGCCATTTAAGCccacagataaaatgtatgaggagtgtaaggaggctttaatggctcatttctcgccaaaacctccaagggtatccagaggcaaggagcctgaactaaagagggcagagagtctctcaaaggaccaaggtcaagtgccaaaggacaaaggtcaagtgcaaaagggacacaagtcaagtgcaaagggacacaggtcaagtgcaaagggacacaagtcaagtgcaaagggacacaagtcaagtgcaaaatgacacaggtcaagtgctaagggacaaagggcaaatgcaaagtggcagaagtcaaaggcaaagagaaattgccatccaaagggcaaccctagctattcaagctgcattcaggggtatgaaggtacggagagaaatccggaacaaacagaaggcagcaacggtaatacaagcagcatttagaaggcacagagtataccgtcaatacaaggcaatgagattggcagctataatagtacaaacccattatagggcacaccttcaaatggaaagtgatcgcaaaacttacaAGAAGGTACGCAGAAgtgttgtactgcttcaggcagcctaccgtggaatgcttgttcgaaggcaactgcggggcatgcataaatctgtcaaggtcatacagacttattatcagatgtataaacagcgtcagtattttaagaaactatGCTGTTGTGCCATTGcggtacagcaacgatacagagcatgccagataagagatgtccaagtgagacagtataagagtttgAGAGAAGCAGTGGTGGGTATTCAGGCCTTGTACTGGgggatcaaagccagagtattggtagagaaaaccaaggcagcacgctgtattaagtcattcataagaatgtgcattacaagaaagcatttcttgatgcaaaaggcggctgtagtcactctgcaagctgcataccgtggttaccgattaagggtacggtacagagctatgcgacaagtagtcatttcgatccagagatggtacaaagcatgcaaaatagggcattcccagtttgtgcaatatcagtcaatgagggatgcaactattaccattcaaactgcctacaagagtatggtggttaagcaaaagagagctactgtaaaagtgcagtcagtactccgtatgagttggtataggaaagacctaAGGAGACAAATAGTTGCACAACCGAAAAGGCTGAaacgatacaaaaggcttaaacgatataggaaagacttcctcaaaccgaTTTATACAGCAGTGTAGTGCAGTATCTCTACCATGCTTATATAGTAAGAGAAATATGCAGAgcacaaatcaaagccactgCTATATTGCAAGGACagtatagatcctacttcttgatgaataaccagaaaggtgatttaagaagacaaatagatgaacagcagaaaaggcttaaacgttGCAAAGAACAGTTAAATAAATATGTGACGATGAGCAAAAAGCTGTTaacagaaaagtctaaagaagagaggcttgtcggtcgagacaaaagtatgcaggaccgattgcgattaggacacttcagtatagtccagcatggagcttccttcactgagcaatggacaaatgtttatgcattgcagaatgtcattatacaacaagagcagataaatatgtAGCGGCAGGAAATTGAGCGACGGAGAGCGCCTGAAAAACGAAAACCTGCAGTCAtgtgtcagatcccacctacaaataaggaacagaaacagaggaaatgttaactttagcagaatatcaagaacaggaagaaatctgcaaattacattaggatatttaaaaagggaagaggcagagatacaggtaGAGCTAGAGTGATTAGAAAGATGAGTGGAATGAACCATTATTAGTGCTAAGTTTTAGTACGATtattacagttatgaggatgtaatgtaagatgactgtaataatataattttgcaactgtgtgttaatcaattatatttaacgtactagaaatggtgttattcgcctccaagctaaagggggagcagtgtaatgtatataatgtaaatggtgtaacctgcctccaagttaaagggagggcagtgtaatgtatataacgTAATTaacatatgttatgtcttgtgcgaggggacgtgtgcgctagaggagactcatggtggcgtcctgcaataaagaagcttgttagtttactcccgtaTCTGAGAGtccttttgagtcagttccaagtacccaaaatacactacaataACAAATCATCTAATTTTGGCCTTACCGCCATTTTCCTGAGCTCTTTCCATATCCTTTTACTCCCTTGCAGTTCAATCATCTGTCAACCTCTACATAATACATTCAATGACTGCCTCTTTTGATCTCTGGGATACAGGATTCCAGAGATTTGTAAAGCTTTGAATGGTCTCTAAAGCCTAAATTCTATAGAcaatattcctcctcatccccatctGAAATAGGTAACCGCTTATTCTGAAACTATGCCCCTAACTCTGGATGGTCCACCTACAGAAACATCCTCACAGATTCATCCTGTCAATCATCTTcaaaatcttatgtttcaataaaatcagcTCTCAATCTTTGAAACTCCAACTTGCTCAACCTTTCTTCATACATTATACTTCATCCCCATTCATCTCAAAAATCAATCAAGTAAACCTTCTCAGCTTCCTTTGGAAACAAATCATGccttaaattaggagatcaaacctGTACGTAGTATTCCACGTGCGGTCTCACCAGCGCTGGTGAGAACGCaaagttagagtcatacagcgtggaaacaggccctttagctcactgAGCCAGAGtgccaaatctgtggaattcattgccacagactactGTGGAGGTCGTCGTTGGGTAAAGCGGATATTGATAAGGACTTGATTAGTAAgaatatcaaaggttatggggagaagacaggagaatggggttgagagaaaaaaaatagttcagccatgattgaacgacggAGCATACGGTGTCTTATGATCAGATAATACaccaactatctatctatctatctatctatctatctatctatctatctatctatctatctatctatctatctatctatctctaaaactctgatcttgttatcttcaggtctttctatttgtgcaaaaacgcatTGCGATAGTGCTGCgattttcaccagttcactcaccgttttattgtgctgcgagtgcaccaagtttcctTCCGATCGGCTGAATGtagtaaaagttagcgaggtttaaaaatctttaaaaactcGCGTGCACAGATTGATCTCTTCTGCCAGACAACGCCATGCGGATTAGTCtcatctcctgtcactccccggggcGGTCCAcaccttcctgcgccattgcatctttactggagctgggaATGGCCGGTGGAgttttccaaccggactttcggagggacccgaagcagcccagctccGCCACAAGCAGcagcccaagcagcagcccagccccaagcagcagctcagccccaagcagcagctcagccccaagcagcagcccagccccaagcagcagctcagccccaagcagcagctcagccccaagcagcagcccagccccaagcagcagcccagccccaagcagcagcccagccccaagcagcagcccagccccaagcagcagcccagcgtgggagacccagcccagagtcggagatgtcgccaaactgaaagtggagactctgatcccggcggaggagaatgaccagcgcccgctgtaagtccccatcacaccgccaattccagccactacccctctggtctccctcactggctcctccccctcacccccatgatgcccccctctcctccatgatttttctccaagctcactcccccccgcccacacacccccctcccccacaactccccccctggccacacacctctctcccccccccaccaaccccactGCCCAAACACTCCTCCCCCACAGGCTCCCCTGCCCATAtgcccccccacaaacccctccacacacacactgcacacacaccccccacacaccccccccccccacccccccccatcccccactagctgcccccttcccccacaacccccccccctgcccgcaacccgcccccacaacccccctccccgcaaccccgcccccacaaccccgcccccacaaccccGCCCCCATaatccctcccacacatgaagaggagggagagggagtgctcggggaggaggggaaatgaggggtgagtggtggaatattgcgttgggggaacgggttgcgttgggggaacgggtgagtggtggaataatgctttggggaatgggttgcgttggaggaccagacctcccgtgtgactgggacccaaacgggcccacttagtctagtttacacTAAATCTACATCAATCCCATTTTTAATTCTGCCCACGTTGTCAACAACTCCCCTTCCTTCAAAGGTTATCTATTGTTTAATCtatttgcaatgaaggccaatattccatgaaTATTCTGATTTAATTGCTGTACCTATATGACAATCCTTTGTGTTTCATGTATGAGCACCTGGATCCTTCTATACTGCAATATTTGTAGTCTAAATAGCAAGTTGCTGTTTCATTCTTCCTCCTGAAATGAATAGTCTCACATTTTCCCACACTGCCCTTCATCTGTCAACTTCCTGCCCATTCACTTACCTTATCCATTTCCCTTTGCAGGTTCcttatgttctcctcgtgacttgtTAACCCATTTATCTTTGTATCATCAGAAAATCGAATTACATTACGTCAATCTCAATCCGTCATTAACGTAGATTGTAAATAGTTCAACCCCCCAATTCTGATCCTAGCAGCACTAGTTACTGATTGCCAATATAAAAACGGTCTTTTCATCCCTACTCTTTTTTCTGTTAGTCTGCTTTTCTACGATCCAGGTAGATATAATACCCCCAGTCCCATGTGCTCTTATCTTCTGCAGCTATCTTTTATGTTGCACCTTTTTGAATACCTTCTGGAAATCCTTCTGGTTGCATGTTCCCCTTTGCAAACACTGTTCATTTGCATGTTCCCCTTTGCAA contains:
- the LOC129700607 gene encoding serine/threonine-protein kinase tousled-like 2; the protein is TPPPSSLSPSFPSPSQLAPLPPSVVQYLYHAYIVREICRAQIKATAILQGQYRSYFLMNNQKGDLRRQIDEQQKRLKRCKEQLNKYVTMSKKLLTEKSKEERLVGRDKSMQDRLRLGHFSIVQHGASFTEQWTNVYALQNVIIQQEQINM